The proteins below are encoded in one region of Lytechinus pictus isolate F3 Inbred chromosome 11, Lp3.0, whole genome shotgun sequence:
- the LOC129270977 gene encoding dnaJ homolog subfamily B member 4-like, which translates to MTKMGKDYYKVLGVSKDASDDEIKKGYRKMALKYHPDKNKSKGAEEKFKEIAEAYEVLSDKKKKKIYDKYGEEGLKGGAGAPQGEQGENYSWSFHGDPNATFTSFFGNSNPFEMFFNVGGMGGQQNTRFNFAGGQPEAMDVDDDFGFGGFPGVHQQRSNSQRKRQDPPVHHDLRVTLEDIFRGCTKKMKINRRVLNEDGRTTRTEDKILEINVKPGWKEGTKITFPKEGDQGPKKTPADIVFTLKDIPHSVFNRDGSNLVYKARIPLRDALVGTSLKVPTIEGRTITVPCKEVIKPNSRKRVTGEGLPYPKQPSRRGDLLITFDIVFPDHLPSTTKEILADCLPASSS; encoded by the exons ATGACCAAGATGGGGAAAGATTATTACAAGGTGCTCGGGGTATCCAAGGATGCCTCCGATGATGAAATCAAGAAAGGCTATCGGAAGATGGCACTGAAGTATCATCCGGACAAGAATAAAAGCAAAGGAGCAGAAGAAAAGTTCAAAGAAATAGCAGAAGCTTATGAAGTTTTAAGtgacaagaaaaagaagaaaatttatgataaatatgGAGAGGAAGGACTGAAGGGAGGTGCAGGTGCCCCGCAAGGAGAACAAGGAGAGAACTACTCTTGGTCATTCCATGGCGATCCAAACGCAACCTTCACAAGCTTCTTTGGAAATAGCAACccatttgaaatgttttttaatgttggTGGCATGGGCGGCCAGCAGAACACTCGTTTTAACTTCGCCGGTGGCCAACCCGAAGCGATGGACGTTGACGACGACTTTGGATTTGGTGGGTTCCCGGGAGTCCACCAACAGCGAAGCAACAGTCAAAGGAAGCGCCAAGACCCACCAGTACACCATGACCTAAGGGTCACACTCGAGGACATCTTCCGTGGGTgcacaaagaaaatgaaaatcaaccgTCGAGTGTTGAATGAAGATGGCCGAACGACGAGGACTGAGGACAAAATCCTTGAAATCAATGTGAAACCTGGATGGAAGGAAGgcaccaaaatcacatttcccAAAGAAGGAGACCAAGGTCCAAAGAAAACTCCTGCAGATATTGTGTTCACCCTCAAAGACATACCACATTCAGTTTTCAACAGAGATGGGAGTAATTTAGTCTACAAAGCAAGAATTCCACTGAGAGAT gCCCTGGTAGGGACCAGCTTGAAAGTACCGACCATCGAAGGACGAACAATAACAGTCCCCTGCAAAGAAGTCATCAAGCCCAACTCCAGGAAGCGGGTGACGGGCGAGGGACTCCCGTACCCCAAACAGCCCAGTCGCCGTGGCGACCTCCTCATCACCTTTGACATTGTATTTCCCGACCATCTACCGAGCACCACCAAGGAAATCCTGGCCGACTGCCTCCCAGCGTCGTCGTCATGA